The Lactuca sativa cultivar Salinas chromosome 2, Lsat_Salinas_v11, whole genome shotgun sequence genome includes the window TTATAGGTTTCAATGCCGCACGACATGGAAAAAGACTTTCCACACCAAGGAATGTGGAATCTTCATGTACAcgaatttttttgattttccatGCTGTGGAAATGTCTTTGGCACGACATGGGTACTAGGAATCTAAATTTTATACAAACACAAAAGTCATCtaaaattttgtctagttttcaaAACATCTTGAATCCCCTCGATCAGAGTTACGAGTCAtcagatatggccaaaacactgaaaaGAGGTCAATGTGCCAATAACATTATTTTTGCGTCTTTTTCATCTCTATTTGCTTCCTTTTGCATCTCGCCTCTCATTTAAACTATAATTAaacatttcaaagcatattaagtatcatatatcttaAAATGTAATATTTTTACTCAAATTTATTAGGATAATGGCctaaaatatatagttaaataaggTCATATCAACGTTTCATGTCTACCTGACACACAAAGTCTCTTGTTTGTTCCAATTATGGAAGTATTACATGTTGCGATAGAAGATTTAGTAGCAATAAATCCTTTTCATGTTGTGAACGTGGGTAGTAGAAATTTGACTTAATCTCATATTTCTCTGCAAATGATGTGTTGTTTCTAGGTGAGCGGCCATATCACAATACTACAAGTATTGTTAGTGTTTTTAGATGCTTCTATTTAGATTCTAAATTGAAGCTAAATTAGCATAAATCTAGTTTGTTTGCGTTTAGAGTTCCATTTGATGAAGTTGTTGACTTTTCTAATCTCATTAGATGAAAAATTGAGAACTTGAATTTTGTATACCTTGCCAAGGCTTCAGGTTTGTAAGGAAATTATAGATTGCTTTTTTAAGTTGTATGAAAAGAAAGTAAAAATGCTTTCTGTTGGTGGTAGATTTATGTTACTTAAGTCGGTATTGGGATTCCTGAGAATCTATTATATGTCAACTTTGCTGATGTTAGATTTTGTTTCTAAGATTCTCGAGAAACTTGGAGCGGAGATTATGAAGACCATAATATAACTTGGTTCAAATGGGATGTTCTTTCATATAAAGAAAAAGGCATGTCTAATATCGGTAGTTTGGTGGGTATAATCACATGTTTCTTCAGAAGTGGAGATGGAGGTTTCTAATGGAAGATAGAGTTTCATCAaggcattttgtggttttttgtaCATTGGGCAATTTATGGGTGTGGGTTTTGGCCTAAAATCCCCGGTGGTATGGGTAAAATGCACGAAAAGGGTATCATCTTTCATAGTACTCTTAAAAGAATGTGTGGGATGGTACGTAtactttatttttgaatgaagTGTGGGTTGGAGATATTCCTCTTTTTATCATATTCTCTAAGATTTATAAACATTGTGTAGTTATTAATCGCATAATGGATGATGATGGTCTTAGAATTGGCATAGATGGATTagaggagagagaaagaaaaCCATGTTTTGGGTCTTCTTCTTTTACTTAAGTAAATGCATTTTTCTTGATAAGGTGATATGTGGCTTTGGGATTTGGATACCTCACAAGAGTTCTTAGTTAATGCTACTAGCTAGAAGGTGGATTGATCAATATTTGTTACCGGTTGTAAATACTCCATCTAGATCGAATCGTGTCATTCCTATCAGgtattgatgagtattgtttattggAAGTAAATACTCCCAACTAGACCGAATTTAGTGTATCAAGGCATTGATGTTCTTGTGGTATTTTGCCTTTTTTGTTCAGATTACATGGAGGATCTTGATCATATTTTTTTGTGAATTGTGAAGTGACCGCTAGAACTTATAATGACATTTTCGGACTTTGAGTTAGCTTGATTTGCAAATTCTAGTATTCGGTATGTTTGTAGATATGATCTCGTGGATAAATACCATTCCTTTTCCAACTCACAAAAATTCTACTCTTGAAGCAATTGTTGTCGCTGTTTGTTGGATGTTTTGGCGTTATTGAAATTCCATCAACTTTGGTGTTAAAAAAAGGAATAATATAATAGTAGAGTCTATAAAAGAGATCTCTTAGGTGGTTTGACAGTAGTATATTATTAATTGGGTTTGTTGACATCAAAATTTAGTATGTTTGGAGGAAGTTTAGGGGTAAAGAAGTCCATATCCCTGGGTAGATTGGTGTCTTTCTCcctttatttttatataatctTTTTGGTACTCTCTTGTTTTTGCATGTGTCTAGTGATTTGCTAGGCACGGGATGTTTCTTAAGATATTCTCGCCGGTTCCAAAAGAAACTTCTTTGTAATTCGTTTTTTTTTAATGTTCAGCCGttcaaaaattatgttttatattCACACGACGAAGTGACTACACTAAGCTAGTGTGGCGTGGCCCTGTTGGAGACAAGATAAAACTTTACAGATTGGATACGTAAGATAATGAGGGGGCAGTATCTTCTACTTGTCTACATGGTCGATTCTAAGCCTTACCATTCGTTTTCGTTATGATTATAATTACATTTTTCCACCCACACAACAAACTATATCATTTCCTCGCCGAACTTCTTCCACAATTGTCAACATCGATCGGGAACATATCTAAATTAAATAGGTTAGCCAAACAAGTACTTTtcacactaatatatatatatatatatatatatatatatatatatatatatatatatatatatatatatatatatatatatatatatatatatatatatatatagggagtggttcaaatgagaacaaaaaaatgttaaaaaccgtaagaacctctaactttagatgtttataaaggatttagggtttagggtttagggtgtaaccctaaaccctaaactctttataaacatctaaaattaaaggttcttacggttcttaaccttttttggttctcatttgaaccactccctatatatatatatatatatatatatatatatatatatatatatatatatatatatatatacctttgaGGAACCGGAACACCTTTGCGGATCTtgggtttttttaatttttttcgttttttttatttttgtttattgatgttatttttttaatacaataatatcttatgtgattattatgtaaaCAATTTgacaaaaaatgttaaaaataatgaACTTATGTTTAATATCAATCCATAGAACTGTTTGGGAATCCACAGAACTGTTATCAGCGGATCAGTGTATATCTTTGTGGATTAGTGTACACCTCTATGGATTAGTGTATCAATTGTCATATTGGTTAAATACTGTATCAACTCACCCCAGTATTGAAGAATATAGAAATGGCATCCAATGCACCAACTTCTACGAATGCAGCATCGTCGTCTGATACTCCACGTCCATGGACAACAAGAGAGGTGATGGTTATAATACGTTGTTGGTTGAACAATTTTGAAGGTGTAACAACAATGGTTACCCCTAATTACCTTGGAGGTGATAAATGGATCCACATAACAGATATGTTCAACCTCTCGTTTGGACAAGGAGAATATCGGGTACAAGTAGAGATTCTTAGTAAGTGGATGGAGTTAAAGAACGAAATCACATGGTTCAATCGATGGTATCATCATCTTTAAAATAGTATTAATTATTATTACTCAAACGAGGAAGCTCTTCTAGAAATGGTTTTAGATCTTTACATTTTCAAGCATGAGGGAAAAGACTTCTAGTATGTGGACGCTTGGAATCTGGTTAAGAACCACCAGTATTTCATGTAGAAACGTTTTTTATGTGAAATGTTTTATGTAATATGTTTTCTACTGATGAATGTTTTCCATGTATTTGTGCAGTTTTGTATTTTATGTTCTTTGGAATAAAGTAGAAGTTAACTCAACTGGTTTCGTAAATAACCTAATACAAACCaagtacatataaataacgtaaTACAAACTGGTGCATATAAATAACCTAATAAAAACAAACTACATTAAAATATCCTTCTACAAACGCAATACAAATTAAAAATACAGGAGATCATTTAAGAGATTCCAAGGGCCTTCAAACTCAAATTCTAACCCGTCACTAATAGATATGTATTCTGCTTTAGCCGCGTCCAGGATAACTTCCTCATCTTCATTCGGACGTGCATCATTAATTTTGGTATAAAGATTGTTGAAAACCAAGACTTCTATTTTTAAGTCATACCATTTTGTTGTGATGTCAATGGTGTTACGGTAGTTTTCTAGGGCAGTTTGAGGGTCAAcgttgaaggcataagttaaatGGGTCCAATAACTTGGTTCATTCACCCTGATGGTCTTGTGGATATTAATATATGCAcgagttagacagaggttatccTCAGCGCTCCATGGTATGGAAGTCATTATGAGGGAAAATATGAGggttaatttttcaaaaaaatgaaaTGAAGAAGAAATAGTATAGAATCAATGAAAGGACAGACATGGTAAAGTGATTTTATATTACTTATTCCGCAGAACTATTTGCGAATCCTCATAACTGTTACGAAATCCGTAGAGTTGTTTGGTAATCTGCAGAGCTGTTTGTCAGtcatttttcttatttaattacCCATTTAAAAAAGTTGTGtgtttaataaaaaattatacaaatattccatgttttttataaaattacacaCACCggtattttaaataataaacataCTTTAAGTAGGTTACAAAACATACTTTAGAAAACATAAACATACAACCTTCATAAAAAACATACTTTGAAATAAACTTCAATCATTCAAATCGAACCACGAAAACTTTGATCTGTTTTCGTATTCCAGCCATGGGTTTTCTGTTGCTTGTGTCCCTAAGTTTACTGTCGCCTGCGTCCATTGGTAACCTGGCTCTTGCTGCCATTGGTACTCGGTGCAACCTTACCATTGGTTCTGTGGCTCTTCTTGCGGTTGGTATTCGGTCCCTTGCGTCCATTGGTTATGTGGCTCATGCTGCCATTGATGTTCAGTCTATTGTGTCCATTGGTTGTCTGGTTGTTGGTGCCATTGATTTTCGGTCTGTTGTGTCCATTGGTTCTCTGGCTGCAGCTGCCATTGTTGTTCGGTATGCTGCATCCATTGGTTCTCTGGCTCATGTTGCCATTAGTTTTCGGTCGCTTTCGTCGGTTCCTTTTTTGTCGCTTTTGTCCCACTTCCTGACGCCCCAGTATGTTTTTTAGTTTTACTTTGGTTCTTTGGAATGATTTCCTTACACGTCTTTACATTATGAGTTGTGTTATCACATCCACTACACCTTCTTATTTTTGGTTCCTCACCTTAAGAGAGAATACGATTGGTGTTTTTGGTCTACCGGCTTGACGTATTTCCATCATAGGATGGTTAACAACCATAAGGTCATCCGGAACCACCCAATCACTAAGTTCTGAAAGAGGGTATACGGCCTTCTCGCACATTCTTCGATATGTTTCAATTTTATAAGAATCTATAGCCATATGCCCACCGTGATCATTTTTTAAGTGCATTAAAACCATTATCACATGACCATATGGAAAACTAGTTAGTTGCCAATATTTGCAAAAAGAAGTCTTTTCCCTCAAATTCACTATGCCGCCACTTTTGAAGTCATACACTTGATATGTTGTATTGTCAACATCGGATACCGACCATCCTTGAATCCCCTCTTTATTTTTTTAACCATATCTTCAACCCACTTTGTCAGTATTGATGTacttttttttgttaaaacaaacatatattattatatatgacatttatcatataatttaaaattaaacataGTCATACCTGCAGCAATCCGCCGTTTGTAAAACCTTTTCTGCATAAGTGCGCGAAAGAACTCAAGAAGTGGTAATATAGGCAACTTCCTTGCTTTATTTGATACAGCATTCATGGAGTCCACACAATTTGAGGTCATATAATCATACCTCATGGTAGGGCAATACGCATGGTCCATTTCTCATGTGGAATTTGACTAAGATATGTCGCTACATCATCTCTTATATTACGAAGTCTCCCCCAATAGAATTCAAACTCAGTGGTTTTGTAAGCTCTTACCAGCTTCCGAAACAAAATTGCTTTTTTTTCAAAGGTGTGGACTATGTTTCCTATTATATGAAAACAACACAATCCATGTTGAgcattttcaaaaacattttgaATACGTACAACAATTGTGGGTGCCCTATCTGTGACCGTTTTCGGACATTCCATATCACCAATGCATTCATGTAGTTTTTCAAGAAACtgtaacaccataaaaatttaaaacaatttttcgcattttcaaacacatttttttacaaactcattcattcataaaatgtcatagtatcatgtctttgtttcacaaaacatctcccacgatcgaaatacataaaatcccatgtgtgtgtacgaatcaagccgacgccttcccgcggtcatcactggtacctgaaacacataacacgtaacactgtaagcataagcttagtgagttccccaaaataccacataaacacatagcaGCCACTCAaggttgtaactctgttgaccctctggtcgaatatctctgtgggaccctcttggtcccataactctgtggacccactggtcctaactctgtaaactctgaatcatgcaatcACATAtcgcaataaatcacaacacatagtATCATACAAACACACTTGCATATAGCTCTAGAATACTCTATCAcacaactctgttaccacactaagtaaagtatagtgagaagactcacctcaagcgtctcggtaaatctctgactcggtagaaatattgcctagcctccgcctattcacataaagtaaatactcttataaatataactctggagtctagactcaacctgccattggcaccctcagaagggtaaaagactattttacccccctcttgacacaagtactccattgttgaccaaaccctaaaagtcaacaaaagtcaacggtcacactttgaccctactccCCGAGTGCActctagtgactcggcgagttcacacatgTTCTCTAACACTTTGTCCCGTTTggcacgccgagtccctccctatggtcgacgagtcataccaggcatgaatcgcggggccaccccgacttaactcgccgagtctcaagaacaactcggcgagtaccgccttgaactccagtcctctaacccccttctgactcaacgagtcatcccccaactcggcaagtctactcattGAGCAATTTAcgttaaaccctaaccctactcgtcgagtctcaagaacaactcggcgagttcatgccatgcacaaactctactgacctcctgaggtcagatctgattccctaaaccatagatctggcctccccaagcatgaatgtcacataaagtccgaaacttgatgcttgtataacaacaacaaggcatcaaaaggagatttagtcccaaaaatggcaacctaagtccaataaccccaaactgatccataaagctccaagggttaaggtctctggacctctttgagtccagatccaaggcacaaactcgaagagggaccatttgctccacataatcactctccaaaggggttagaaaaccttaactctaatgatcaacaccaaaactgaaggaggtctgaactattacctcaaaatgaagtctctgaactcgggaactgctagaatcgcacctcctctttgctcttgttcacctccttcttgctaaaccaaaggtacaaggatcaaaagtgacttcttctacctcacaacgatttggctcacttagggttctctcaagggactggtagccgcaatgggaggctataagtgcccttaaataggctccaaacccgggggattagggtttcattaaacaacatggactcgccgagtccggacgtgaacccggatgaacatctgcgaccctactcggcgagtcttggctccaactcgctgagtttctccacaaactccaaaataattaaataaaataatatacctgggaatccggatgttagaGAACCCATGTCCAAGAATCTGTAGTCTCTTTTCGGAAAATTCCATACCCAATAGGCAAGATCTGATTGTTGCCATACATGGCTACTACATACAAGATGGTGCCTTTGTACTTTCCCTTCAAATGAGCACCATCCATAATAATAACTTTTCCACAACACTCTCTGAAAGCACGTATCTACAATAAGCCAATAACAATATAAAAACCATTAATATATCAACAATATAATTTGTTTATAAACATTTaagaaaataacaaatatatttaaaaatatattacctCACATCCAATAGCGAAAAAGGAATACTCAAAACGATCCTTCGAATTAGTTTTTATGTATGCCACAATACCAGGATTATGATTCTTCAAATTGTGAAAATAAACTGGAAGTTTGGAGAAACTTTCTTCGGGGGTCCCCATCATTAATCCCAAAGCAAATTCTCTAGCATGTCACGCTTGTGAATAACTCATAATCATTCATATCTCTAATTATATCATTAAACTTCCAAAATCTCAAACTTTCTTAACCCATAATGTCATGTATTATAGTTCCCAAAACTTCGTTATTTGCTTGCCTATGATTTGGGTGTATAAGCAATGAAGAACATGTATGCTCGTCATTAAGCGTCTAAATTTCAAACATTTATGTTCCTTTAATGAGAGATGTGTATAAACGCCAATGACGGTTTTCTTGCATACAAACAACTTGGTACcgagattttgaagatttttcaACCTTTAACTGAAACTTTTCTCTAATAGCTTCGAATTTAACAACAAATGCTAGCTCCTTTTTGGTGTTATACATTTGATTGACAATTAATTTATCATTCGGACCTAAACTGTGAAATGGACCAGGTGTAACGCCCGgttttcggggctaagcatttttagacaatgtaatagtttaggtcaactattgtaactctttctgaaataataaaaatgaaatatttgagtattatgtgaattatgtgtatttatgtgcttattactcatttataaatgtataataaataaaggataaaaataagcgtcaaaattaaaatttgagataaacccgatatctttacataaagttgtagtggtcgaaacaaagattctggagatataaagaacgccaaaatccgagttgtaacgaagaagttatgacccgtcgaagtttcgcgatggaaccgacacgataccggaaagcgtaaatagtaaatttacgatagagcgagttttagccttaatgatttaaacaaaagtcgtaaaatatgttaaaccgagagcgtccataaaaagaacgcccaaatctgacttcgtatgaggaagttatgatttttcgaagttttggcttagcagtgtacagcccgaaactcgaattttagatcgagcagtttttggcctatgcgacctaaatgagaattgaagatctcattaataagaactcaacggtaaaaaacggacaaaaacagagttcgtatgtagaagttatgaattttacgcggacatttaatagtataatctcctcgtatagttaaatttaagattggtcgagaattagccgcacaaagtcaaaatgaaagttgtagatcttaattttacctacgcgtggatataaagaacatcagaAACGAacctcgtatgtgaaagttacggattttagaagtcggaagtgtactgtacgaaaatgggtgacgtggcacaatcttgaccattgctttctccccaaggcttgccaccagatggtgacatgtggcaccaagttcagccacatttcaccctataaataccatctctcccaccctcattttcttcacacctttcccattttttttttctctttactctctctctctctagaacctctctctagccccaaaATCCCCCAAAAAGCTTAAGGAACCTCCCTaccacgaggcggaagccccggagtgctcgacggctccgagaagaagagcttttcggctcaggaacgctgctccaagcaaagcctggttttctataaaacccgctgtaagtgagctacgtctacgctatttttaatatagcttttatttaattatagtaacgttattaagaacttataataaatacttgggctattattatgggttatataagtatttttttaacgcttatataatagtaataatagctagactattaattagtctcggcgaataatagactaaactctagtggtaataatactaggtttcgtcgaaggaaattatttttaaaaagcgaagcgttgtctgagttcggaatcaccacattttcaagtgagtgcatggtccctttcatcttacgcatagatatgaagtattttatataaactacttgctatgtgtgtatattatttttatacttgctatctatgttggatgaacgattttatacaagttttatatgatttaaattgtatatgtattttatatctacaaaaatgttggggtaaaacatggatagatgtattagacgatgtgtgataaaatgatgagaggcctcgattttgttgttgttgattctgtcatctagcggagtatggatgacgaccacggactcttctagacagtccagtggaacactagcaggctcgcaacctgtaggtgtttatgaacgatgtgttcaccggtgtattcCATCCCCCACATAGtttccttaaggacatttattgctgaggaatccccttagcagtagtgtccaccccgatgatgatccttaggctaggtcccttatgataggtgtttagggacgtaaagtgaggataacgggaacgggtaatcgggttattgttgattgatgaaattaataaaattatttattgtgggttcaCTACTACAAAATGAGTCTAATGTGACCTTTTCGATGCAGCCTTTTCACAAGAGTTGCATTTGATTATAAAAAAGGTCTCACCAAACAAAAAGGTTGCACTAGAAGATTTAATGCAACTTTGTTTaaaaaagttgccaaatttatttAAAACCGCAACTTTGTTTTTAAAAAGTTACAAATTTCACTGAAAATtgcaacttttttttaaaaaagttacaaattttcttGAAACTTGTAACTTTTAAAAAAGGTTCCAAATCTTATTAAAAATTGCAACTTTTATTACGAAAGCTACATTGTTAATTTTGATTCCCTCCAAgtataatttcttttttttaacTTCCCTCCAAatatagtaaaaaaaaatatttctctTTATGCTATTGAGTTCAAAAAAAACACATTAAATAAAATTGTGACTACATACACATCCATCGAACATACACCTACCTTCCTCGGATCATCCCTCCGATATCCTCCTGTAACGACTTAAAAATATTTCGTTAGTGAAGTTAGTCTTCCATTTGCTAAGATTAAACTTTGCGTGCATTTATCATGTGAAATTTTATGTTTagtatataaataatataaaataacattAAGTATACATAAAAAACGACTTTGCCGTTTATTAAATAAAGGACTACAATGAAATGATAATTCAATTACATAAAACAAATGGAAGTTATATAAGTCCAAGGGTTAATGTGTAATATAAGAAATACTTGAACAAAAAGAACTTGTAGTTTAGTGTGGAAGGTGCATAAAGTTTAAAACAAGAGGGATCAAAACGGTAATTAGGTATGTAAAAAACCCCATGCGTCTAAACCTACTTGCGTCAATTATTTTCCATCGTCGTCTGATTCCCTTCGTTAGGGTTGCCTAGAGGACACCCAAAATTAACAAATTCCACCACTTTCTGAAGTTTCCAAGTGAATcgaccagagagagagagagagagattgataccGAACGAGAGTGAAAGGGGAGGCTGTGGCGGCTTTTCCGGCGAGGGTAGCGATTCCGGAAAACTTATGGTGGTCTAGGGTTCTATCAAGTTTTTATAAGGCTGCGTTTTTGGTTTGTATTCCAACCATACATCGTGGAGGTAAGTTTCTAGcattgtgtttgttttttttgggGTTCGATTCTAGTCATCACCACCACCGGCAACCATGGCTGCCGGGTTCTACCACCACACCACCATTGCCC containing:
- the LOC111898669 gene encoding uncharacterized protein LOC111898669 is translated as MGTPEESFSKLPVYFHNLKNHNPGIVAYIKTNSKDRFEYSFFAIGCEIRAFRECCGKVIIMDGAHLKGKYKGTILYVVAMYGNNQILPIGYGIFRKETTDSWTWFLEKLHECIGDMECPKTVTDRAPTIVVRIQNVFENAQHGLCCFHIIGNIVHTFEKKAILFRKLVRAYKTTEFEFYWGRLRNIRDDVATYLSQIPHEKWTMRIALP